A genomic segment from Streptomyces sp. TLI_235 encodes:
- a CDS encoding N-acetylmuramic acid 6-phosphate etherase: MTEDLRARLDTLATEAYRPELAGLDRLPTLEIAALMNGADRTVPEAVGRRLPEIAAAVDAIAERLARGGRLVYAGAGTAGRIGVLDAAECPPTFGTDPELVVGLIAGGPEAVLTAVEGAEDSRELAVADLQGIGLTADDAVIGVSASGRTPYAVAAVEHARALGALTVGLACTAGSELGAAAEHPVEVVVGPEVLTGSTRLKAGTAQKLVLNMVSTITMVRLGRTYGNLMVDLRATNEKLRARCRRIVALATGAAPEAADRALDAVGGEVKPAILTLLAGLTPADAARLLAAHGGRLREALEAAGHTAAPATGAGTGAGGAP, translated from the coding sequence GTGACGGAGGACCTCCGTGCCCGGCTGGACACCCTGGCGACCGAGGCGTACCGCCCGGAACTGGCCGGCCTGGACCGGCTGCCCACCCTGGAGATCGCCGCGCTGATGAACGGCGCGGACCGCACGGTGCCGGAGGCGGTCGGCCGCCGCCTGCCGGAGATCGCCGCGGCGGTGGACGCGATCGCGGAGCGGCTCGCCCGCGGCGGCCGGCTGGTCTACGCGGGGGCCGGCACGGCGGGGCGGATCGGTGTACTGGACGCCGCCGAGTGCCCGCCCACCTTCGGGACCGACCCGGAGCTGGTGGTGGGCCTGATCGCGGGCGGCCCGGAGGCGGTGCTGACCGCCGTCGAGGGCGCCGAGGACAGCCGGGAGCTGGCCGTGGCCGACCTGCAGGGGATCGGCCTGACCGCGGACGACGCGGTGATCGGCGTCTCGGCCTCCGGGCGGACGCCGTACGCGGTGGCGGCCGTCGAGCACGCGCGGGCCCTGGGCGCGTTGACCGTCGGGCTCGCCTGCACCGCGGGTTCGGAGCTCGGTGCCGCGGCCGAGCACCCGGTCGAGGTGGTGGTCGGCCCGGAGGTGCTCACCGGCTCGACCCGGCTGAAGGCCGGCACCGCGCAGAAGCTGGTGCTCAACATGGTCTCGACGATCACCATGGTCCGCCTCGGCCGCACCTACGGGAATCTGATGGTCGACCTGCGGGCCACCAACGAGAAGCTTCGGGCCCGCTGCCGCCGGATCGTCGCCCTCGCCACCGGCGCCGCCCCCGAGGCGGCCGACCGTGCCCTCGACGCCGTCGGCGGCGAGGTGAAGCCCGCGATCCTCACCCTGCTCGCCGGGCTGACCCCCGCCGACGCCGCCCGCCTGCTCGCCGCGCACGGCGGCCGTCTCCGCGAGGCCCTGGAGGCTGCCGGGCACACCGCGGCCCCCGCCACCGGAGCGGGGACCGGGGCCGGCGGGGCGCCGTAG
- a CDS encoding DNA polymerase III epsilon subunit-like protein, with amino-acid sequence MSAARRTTPTVYISVDVEADGPIPGPYSMLSFGAAVAGHHDADGFRRAGRQAAGFYRELRPVSERFDPQALAVSGLDREALLRTGTPPDAAMAAFCRWVEEVAAGPGGQRYGPVMVGYPAPYDWLFLYWYLIEFTGRSPFGHSGCLDMKTLYAARARVPFAGIGKRSMPAALLPDLPHTHHALDDAREQAELFANLMEWAGPC; translated from the coding sequence ATGTCCGCAGCGCGCCGCACCACCCCGACCGTGTACATCTCCGTGGACGTCGAGGCCGACGGCCCGATCCCCGGCCCGTACTCGATGCTCTCCTTCGGCGCGGCCGTCGCCGGGCACCACGACGCGGACGGCTTCCGGCGGGCCGGACGGCAGGCCGCCGGGTTCTACCGCGAGCTGCGGCCGGTCTCGGAGCGTTTCGACCCGCAGGCGCTCGCCGTCTCCGGGCTGGACCGGGAGGCGCTGCTGCGCACCGGCACCCCGCCGGACGCGGCGATGGCGGCGTTCTGCCGGTGGGTGGAGGAGGTGGCGGCGGGGCCCGGTGGGCAGCGCTACGGGCCGGTCATGGTGGGCTACCCGGCGCCCTACGACTGGCTGTTCCTGTACTGGTACCTGATCGAGTTCACCGGGCGCAGCCCGTTCGGGCACTCGGGGTGCCTGGACATGAAGACGCTGTACGCGGCCCGGGCGCGGGTGCCGTTCGCCGGGATCGGCAAGCGGTCGATGCCGGCCGCGCTGCTGCCGGACCTGCCTCACACCCACCACGCACTGGACGACGCCCGCGAGCAGGCCGAGCTGTTCGCCAACCTGATGGAGTGGGCCGGGCCTTGCTGA
- a CDS encoding BadM/Rrf2 family transcriptional regulator: MKLSGGVEWALHCCVVLTAAGDPVPAARLAALHDVSPSYLAKQMQALSRAGLVHSIQGKTGGYVLTKKPEEVSLLDVVQAVDGASPAFVCTEIRQRGPLGTPPEQCTKQCPIARAMGAADAAWRASLAAVTIADLAASVEGDSGPEALPRIGAWLNADPGDRPY; encoded by the coding sequence ATGAAACTGTCCGGTGGCGTGGAGTGGGCACTGCACTGCTGCGTGGTGCTGACCGCGGCCGGCGATCCGGTGCCGGCGGCTCGGCTGGCCGCGCTGCACGACGTGTCGCCGAGCTATCTGGCCAAGCAGATGCAGGCGCTGTCCCGCGCGGGCCTGGTGCACTCGATCCAGGGCAAGACCGGCGGCTACGTCCTCACCAAGAAGCCCGAGGAGGTCAGCCTGCTGGACGTGGTACAGGCCGTCGACGGGGCGAGTCCCGCGTTCGTCTGCACCGAGATACGTCAGCGCGGACCACTGGGGACGCCGCCGGAGCAGTGCACGAAGCAATGCCCCATCGCCCGAGCGATGGGAGCGGCCGACGCGGCCTGGCGCGCGTCGCTGGCTGCCGTCACGATCGCCGACCTCGCCGCATCGGTGGAGGGTGACAGCGGTCCCGAGGCCCTGCCGAGGATCGGCGCCTGGTTGAACGCGGACCCGGGTGATCGGCCTTACTGA
- a CDS encoding methionine aminopeptidase type I (manually curated): MRTQGNSHHARDTNTGISIGWRRIAGSHDTWWRSRPTRHWRRCEKPDASWRTHSRPPAQWQPWGVRLRELDEAARTVLTKAGARSPFLGCQPSFAPVPFPAVICASVNDAVAHGIPDDYRLRDGDLVSIDCGAELDGWTGDAAISFTVGTPRPADLELIAATQQALDAGIAAATGHRIGDISHAISTVARTADCGMPADFGGHGIGRQMHEDPHVPNHGRPGRGYPLRHGLTLALEPMLMAGGRNDYYTDPDGWTLRTIDGSRAAHIEHTIAITEDGPRILTLP, encoded by the coding sequence TTGCGGACTCAAGGGAACTCTCACCATGCCCGTGATACTAATACCGGTATAAGTATTGGGTGGCGTCGCATCGCGGGGAGTCACGACACATGGTGGAGATCAAGACCGACACGGCACTGGAGACGATGCGAGAAGCCGGACGCGTCGTGGCGCACGCACTCGCGGCCGCCCGCGCAGTGGCAGCCGTGGGGAGTTCGCCTGCGCGAGCTCGACGAAGCCGCCCGTACCGTTCTCACCAAGGCCGGGGCGCGCTCTCCGTTCCTGGGCTGCCAGCCCTCCTTCGCCCCCGTCCCCTTCCCCGCCGTGATCTGCGCCTCCGTCAACGACGCCGTCGCGCACGGCATCCCCGACGACTACCGCCTGCGCGACGGCGACCTGGTCAGCATCGACTGCGGAGCCGAACTCGACGGCTGGACCGGCGACGCCGCGATCAGCTTCACCGTCGGCACCCCTCGCCCCGCCGACCTCGAACTCATCGCCGCCACCCAGCAGGCCCTGGACGCCGGCATCGCCGCCGCCACCGGCCACCGCATCGGAGACATCTCCCATGCCATCAGCACGGTCGCCCGCACGGCCGACTGCGGTATGCCGGCCGACTTCGGCGGCCACGGCATCGGCCGCCAGATGCACGAAGACCCCCACGTCCCCAACCACGGACGACCCGGCCGCGGCTACCCCCTGCGCCACGGCCTCACCCTCGCCCTCGAACCCATGCTCATGGCCGGAGGACGCAACGACTACTACACCGACCCCGACGGATGGACCCTGCGCACGATCGACGGCAGCCGAGCCGCCCACATCGAACACACCATCGCCATCACCGAGGACGGCCCCCGCATCCTCACCCTGCCCTGA
- a CDS encoding helix-turn-helix protein, whose amino-acid sequence MVRVPLSPQERQRGERFGALLRQARGDRSMVDVAAAAGVSAETLRKIETGRAPTPAFFTVAALAHALGLSLDDLAAACAEDADCDGQAMSA is encoded by the coding sequence ATGGTGAGAGTTCCCTTGAGTCCGCAAGAGCGGCAACGCGGAGAGCGTTTCGGTGCCCTGCTCCGCCAGGCCCGCGGTGACCGCAGCATGGTGGACGTGGCAGCGGCGGCCGGGGTGTCGGCGGAAACACTCCGCAAGATCGAGACCGGCCGGGCCCCGACCCCGGCCTTCTTCACCGTGGCGGCCCTGGCCCACGCGCTGGGCCTGTCGCTGGATGACCTGGCCGCCGCCTGCGCGGAGGACGCCGACTGCGATGGGCAGGCCATGTCGGCGTGA
- a CDS encoding cytochrome P450, which produces MDGAAIIEQLLGTEGRADPYPLYESAHGLGPVTPCGPGVLMAVGHRACDQVLRNPAFGIPDPVQREAFEPGFADHPAKVLLSRSILERNPPDHGRMRSLIASVFTARRVAALEPAVTTAVHRLLDEMAAQGADGTPVDFMDGFAFRLPVGVICELLGVPEADRHLFRGLAADLTAALELLGDDEELAAADEAAEELSDYFTRLAAARRAHPQDDLVSALVQVAAAEPERLSGHELLANLVLLLVAGFETTTNLLGNAVALLFAHPEAAAGLRAGTVTPAGLTEEVLRFDSPVQLTSRIALSEGLDVGGVPAPPGTGVFLLLGAANRDPARYEQPGRFDPARRDSHPLSFGGGPHYCLGAQLARLEAQTALPALFTRFPALAPAGPALRRDRLVLRGYRTQPVRLV; this is translated from the coding sequence GTGGACGGCGCAGCGATCATCGAGCAGCTGTTGGGCACCGAGGGGCGGGCCGACCCGTACCCGCTGTACGAGTCGGCGCACGGCCTCGGCCCGGTCACCCCCTGCGGCCCGGGCGTCCTGATGGCCGTCGGCCACCGCGCCTGCGACCAGGTGCTGCGCAACCCCGCCTTCGGGATACCCGACCCGGTGCAGCGCGAGGCGTTCGAGCCGGGCTTCGCCGACCACCCCGCGAAGGTCCTGCTGAGCCGCTCGATCCTGGAGCGCAACCCGCCGGACCACGGCCGGATGCGCTCGCTGATCGCCTCCGTCTTCACCGCCCGCAGGGTCGCCGCCCTGGAGCCCGCGGTCACCACCGCCGTCCACCGCCTGCTGGACGAGATGGCCGCCCAAGGCGCCGACGGCACCCCGGTCGACTTCATGGACGGCTTCGCCTTCCGGCTCCCGGTCGGCGTCATCTGCGAGCTGCTCGGCGTGCCCGAGGCCGACCGGCACCTGTTCCGCGGCCTCGCCGCCGACCTCACCGCCGCCCTGGAACTGCTCGGCGACGACGAGGAGCTGGCCGCCGCCGACGAGGCCGCCGAGGAACTGTCCGACTACTTCACCCGGCTCGCCGCCGCCCGCCGCGCCCACCCGCAGGACGACCTGGTCAGCGCCCTCGTCCAGGTCGCCGCCGCCGAGCCCGAGCGGCTCTCCGGCCACGAGCTGCTCGCCAATCTGGTGCTGCTGCTGGTCGCCGGCTTCGAGACGACGACCAACCTGCTCGGCAACGCGGTCGCCCTGCTCTTCGCGCACCCGGAGGCCGCCGCCGGGCTGCGGGCCGGCACCGTCACCCCGGCCGGCCTCACCGAGGAGGTGCTGCGGTTCGACTCGCCCGTCCAGCTGACCTCCCGGATCGCCCTCTCCGAGGGGCTGGACGTCGGCGGCGTCCCCGCCCCGCCCGGCACCGGCGTCTTCCTGCTGCTCGGCGCGGCCAACCGCGACCCGGCCCGGTACGAGCAGCCCGGCCGCTTCGACCCGGCCCGCCGGGACAGCCACCCGCTGAGTTTCGGCGGCGGCCCGCACTACTGCCTCGGCGCCCAACTCGCCCGACTGGAGGCGCAGACCGCCCTGCCCGCACTGTTCACCCGGTTCCCCGCGCTCGCCCCGGCCGGCCCCGCCCTGCGCCGTGACCGCCTCGTCCTGCGCGGCTACCGCACCCAGCCCGTCCGCCTGGTGTGA
- a CDS encoding arsenate reductase, whose protein sequence is MEIWINPRCSKCRSAVADLDAAGVEYTVRRYLEEPPTSAELADVLARLNLEPWDITRLDEAAAKDLGMREWPREAADRGRWIAALAEQPILIQRPIITADDGHAVVARTPEAVRSVLPQEGPK, encoded by the coding sequence ATGGAGATCTGGATCAACCCGCGGTGCAGCAAGTGCCGCAGTGCCGTCGCGGACCTGGATGCGGCGGGTGTCGAGTACACGGTGCGGCGCTACCTGGAGGAGCCGCCGACCTCGGCCGAGTTGGCGGACGTGCTGGCGCGGCTGAATCTGGAGCCCTGGGACATCACCCGGCTGGACGAGGCCGCGGCCAAGGATCTCGGCATGCGGGAGTGGCCGCGGGAGGCGGCCGACCGGGGGCGCTGGATCGCGGCGCTGGCCGAGCAGCCGATCCTGATCCAGCGTCCGATCATCACGGCGGACGACGGGCACGCGGTGGTGGCCCGGACGCCGGAGGCCGTCCGCTCGGTGCTGCCGCAGGAGGGGCCGAAGTAG
- a CDS encoding glyoxylase-like metal-dependent hydrolase (beta-lactamase superfamily II), with amino-acid sequence MFFIDTVELTGLGNRSYLAGGATAAVVVDPPRDVDRLVAAAARHGVRIALVVETHVHNDYVTGGLELARLTGARYLVPAGARVSFDRVPVEDGDVLPVDDGLALRAVATPGHTPHHTAYVLEEGGRPVAAFTGGSLLIGTVGRPELVEPRLTEQLARAQHASAHRLAESLPDTTAVLPTHGFGSFCSAGQAAGAGAGAGPSAPSAPTTRPWSRTSTPSSPSCWPAWTTSPRTTPTWAPPTRPARPPST; translated from the coding sequence ATGTTCTTCATCGACACCGTTGAACTCACAGGCCTCGGCAACCGCAGCTACCTGGCCGGCGGCGCCACCGCCGCCGTGGTCGTCGACCCGCCGCGGGACGTCGACCGGCTGGTCGCGGCGGCCGCGCGGCACGGTGTGCGGATCGCGCTCGTGGTCGAGACCCACGTGCACAACGACTACGTCACCGGCGGCCTGGAGCTGGCCCGACTCACCGGCGCCCGCTACCTGGTGCCTGCGGGCGCCCGGGTCTCCTTCGACCGGGTGCCGGTCGAGGACGGCGACGTGCTGCCGGTGGACGACGGCCTGGCCCTGCGCGCCGTGGCCACCCCCGGCCACACACCGCACCACACCGCGTACGTCCTGGAGGAGGGCGGCCGACCGGTCGCCGCCTTCACCGGCGGATCGCTGCTGATCGGCACGGTCGGCCGCCCCGAACTGGTCGAGCCGCGGCTCACCGAGCAGCTGGCCCGCGCCCAGCACGCCTCCGCGCACCGGCTCGCCGAGAGCCTCCCGGACACCACCGCGGTGCTGCCCACCCACGGCTTCGGCAGCTTCTGCTCGGCCGGGCAGGCGGCCGGCGCCGGGGCCGGGGCCGGACCATCGGCGCCGAGCGCGCCCACAACGAGGCCCTGGTCAAGGACGTCGACACCTTCGTCGCCGAGCTGCTGGCCGGCCTGGACGACATCCCCGCGTACTACGCCCACATGGGCCCCGCCAACGCGGCCGGCCCGGCCCCCGTCGACCTGA
- a CDS encoding rhodanese-related sulfurtransferase: MGPANAAGPAPVDLTPPRRADAAELAARLAAGEWVVDLRSRVAFAEGHLAGSFNFEGTGSLATYLAWLIPWGRPVTLLAGTADEVEAAQRELVRVGIDRPAAAATGGPADWTPDGERPRSFRRADFTDLAATLADTPAADGGRPVVLDVRRASERAGGAVTGSVHIPVHQLPGRIAEVPPGTVWVHCAGGMRAAIAASLLDAAGREVVAVDDTFTGAVEAGLTGEPRPDATSAP; the protein is encoded by the coding sequence ATGGGCCCCGCCAACGCGGCCGGCCCGGCCCCCGTCGACCTGACCCCGCCCCGGCGGGCGGACGCCGCCGAACTCGCCGCCCGGCTGGCCGCCGGCGAGTGGGTCGTCGACCTGCGCAGCCGGGTCGCCTTCGCCGAGGGCCACCTGGCCGGCTCCTTCAACTTCGAGGGCACCGGCAGCCTCGCCACCTACCTGGCCTGGCTGATCCCCTGGGGCAGACCGGTCACCCTGCTCGCCGGGACGGCGGACGAGGTCGAGGCCGCCCAGCGCGAACTCGTCCGGGTCGGGATCGACCGGCCCGCCGCCGCGGCCACCGGCGGCCCCGCCGACTGGACGCCCGACGGCGAACGGCCCCGCTCCTTCCGCCGCGCCGACTTCACCGACCTGGCCGCCACCCTTGCCGACACCCCGGCGGCGGACGGCGGACGGCCCGTGGTGCTGGACGTCCGCCGGGCCTCCGAGCGGGCCGGCGGCGCGGTCACCGGATCGGTGCACATCCCCGTCCACCAGCTGCCCGGCCGGATCGCCGAGGTACCGCCCGGGACGGTGTGGGTGCACTGCGCCGGCGGCATGAGAGCCGCCATCGCCGCCTCGCTGCTCGACGCCGCGGGACGCGAGGTGGTGGCCGTCGACGACACCTTCACCGGAGCCGTCGAAGCCGGCCTCACCGGCGAACCGCGGCCGGACGCCACCTCGGCACCCTGA
- a CDS encoding rhodanese-related sulfurtransferase: protein MSTRTRIPGRLAPDEAHRLTTAGAAVLLDVREAEEWRAGRAPGSVHLPLSRLEAGAGLPPGAAGRPVVVVCRSGRRSLRAVDLLCHRGVSAVDVAGGLLAWSEAGLPLAGGSCPGAEGGVA from the coding sequence ATGTCCACCCGCACCAGGATTCCCGGCCGTCTGGCGCCCGACGAGGCGCACCGGCTGACCACCGCCGGGGCGGCCGTTCTGCTGGACGTCCGTGAGGCGGAGGAGTGGCGGGCCGGGCGGGCGCCGGGCTCGGTGCACCTGCCGCTGAGTCGGCTGGAGGCGGGGGCCGGGCTGCCGCCGGGTGCGGCGGGGCGGCCGGTGGTGGTGGTCTGCCGGTCGGGGCGGCGTTCGCTGCGGGCGGTGGATCTGCTGTGCCACCGCGGGGTGTCGGCCGTGGACGTGGCGGGCGGTCTGCTCGCCTGGTCCGAGGCCGGTCTGCCACTGGCGGGCGGGAGCTGTCCCGGCGCCGAGGGCGGCGTCGCGTGA
- a CDS encoding DNA-binding FrmR family transcriptional regulator, producing MELAPEELTGAINRLRRAQGQIAGIIRMIEEGRDCEDVITQLAAASKALDRAGFAIIATGLQQCLAEGDTANGDQQQTRTRLEKLFLSLA from the coding sequence ATGGAGCTGGCGCCCGAGGAACTGACCGGCGCGATCAACCGGCTGCGCCGCGCGCAGGGGCAGATCGCCGGGATCATCCGGATGATCGAGGAGGGGCGGGACTGCGAGGACGTCATCACCCAGCTCGCCGCGGCCTCCAAGGCGCTGGACCGGGCCGGGTTCGCGATCATCGCCACCGGTCTGCAGCAGTGCCTCGCCGAGGGCGACACCGCGAACGGCGACCAGCAGCAGACCCGGACGAGACTCGAGAAGCTCTTCCTGTCGCTGGCCTGA
- a CDS encoding rhodanese-related sulfurtransferase yields MTCTPLSPEQALARAGELTVVDVRTPGEYAAGHLPGALNVPLDALDGLLPALRSAADRGDLLLVCASGARSGQAAAVLAGHGVDTATLTGGTAAWAQRGHPLERAEDGGRAAWAMDRQVRLAAGSLVLAGLAAGLAAPKARWLSAAVAGGLAFSAATDTCGMAAALSRLPHNRPRTADLAAARAALAG; encoded by the coding sequence ATGACCTGCACTCCCCTCTCCCCCGAGCAGGCGCTGGCCCGGGCCGGCGAGCTGACCGTCGTCGACGTCCGCACGCCGGGCGAGTACGCCGCCGGCCACCTGCCCGGCGCGCTCAACGTGCCGCTGGACGCGCTGGACGGCCTGCTGCCCGCGCTGCGCTCCGCCGCGGACCGCGGCGATCTGCTGCTGGTCTGCGCGTCCGGTGCCAGGTCCGGGCAGGCCGCCGCCGTGCTCGCCGGGCACGGTGTCGACACCGCGACGCTGACCGGCGGTACGGCGGCCTGGGCGCAGCGCGGCCACCCGCTGGAGCGGGCCGAGGACGGCGGCCGGGCGGCCTGGGCGATGGACCGGCAGGTCCGGCTGGCCGCCGGTTCGCTGGTGCTGGCGGGCCTGGCGGCCGGGCTGGCGGCGCCGAAGGCGCGGTGGCTGTCGGCGGCGGTGGCGGGCGGGCTGGCGTTCTCCGCCGCCACCGACACCTGCGGGATGGCCGCGGCGCTGTCGCGGCTGCCGCACAACCGGCCGCGGACCGCGGACCTGGCGGCGGCGCGGGCGGCACTGGCCGGCTGA
- a CDS encoding TetR family transcriptional regulator, translating into MAAKLERTQVVDTALRLLDETGLEGLTLRRIATELGVKAPALYWHFANKQALLDEMATEMLRRMLTAEPPAPGADWREWLLLTCRTLRRTLLAHRDGAKVFSGTRLTDTGHAGRFEEQLRAFVRDGFTLDDAVEAYFTAYSFTIGFVIEEQAVHPMPGERAPGYDTEERARAVGADHPLTAASGTGLFADYDRRFERGLAVIVAGAEAVLRS; encoded by the coding sequence GTGGCGGCCAAACTGGAACGCACGCAGGTGGTCGACACCGCACTGCGCCTGCTCGACGAGACCGGCCTCGAAGGGCTCACCCTGCGCCGGATCGCCACCGAACTCGGCGTCAAGGCACCCGCCCTGTACTGGCACTTCGCCAACAAGCAGGCCCTGCTCGACGAGATGGCCACCGAGATGCTCCGCCGGATGCTCACCGCCGAGCCGCCCGCCCCCGGCGCCGACTGGCGGGAGTGGCTGCTGCTCACCTGCCGCACCTTGCGCCGCACCCTGCTTGCCCACCGCGACGGCGCCAAGGTCTTCAGCGGCACCCGGCTGACCGACACCGGCCACGCCGGCCGCTTCGAGGAGCAGCTACGGGCCTTCGTCCGCGACGGCTTCACCCTCGACGACGCCGTCGAGGCCTACTTCACCGCCTACTCCTTCACCATCGGATTCGTCATCGAGGAGCAGGCCGTCCACCCGATGCCCGGCGAGCGCGCCCCCGGCTACGACACCGAGGAGCGCGCCCGCGCCGTCGGCGCCGACCACCCGCTGACCGCAGCCTCCGGCACCGGCCTGTTCGCCGACTACGACCGGCGATTCGAACGCGGACTGGCCGTCATCGTGGCCGGGGCCGAGGCCGTCCTGAGGTCCTGA